A region from the Aegilops tauschii subsp. strangulata cultivar AL8/78 chromosome 5, Aet v6.0, whole genome shotgun sequence genome encodes:
- the LOC141022215 gene encoding uncharacterized protein — protein MLSLAWTRRGDAEAPPTPTPTWGGCSLHGLDIEVVREKDTVPGGNGNGLVAIPSYFWGARLAKRQDGGFPLYTGYSAARALVGKGAGAMADLRRLSREAEDMLAEMFASISSDGGGDAARPRVVQLRLSPELALWKSTQHAIGNVLPTKGAGLVQATPQVLALLGAADWPEAMTTTNALSGSGMANLLIGASDVRTLFSNYVVDMAFYYEHGYHKVFPSFSRLLRDGLADARSLRTPGGQQRREAVAIGASYIRAKIALEAAHRTLLKDRSGQMDRHAAQVMSLCESSILGMGAEAIARGFDVGAVTSDLVFSSPGTDVIDVGSDLVNSEVMNSFLNVADIAATGVVSETALRAIYDAYAATGARMYTQRWHEPVARMCITLYTWHLHNDRHMFLRRALLGWPKARKSPARPQREADFDEVFDTDFHTTGFSRPLDAEYACNGEETCDHVRRFLKVKGDQDHLLAALWSSIVTGPLEYVRKGEVDEQREKHLIESSRLQMVQLFSKGLIDEMVWLVAHASHHAWQVNYLFEAAMFGSILDGGELIGKLDRAE, from the coding sequence ATGTTGAGTCTCGCTTGGACTCGTCGCGGCGACGCGGAGGCACCACCCACCCCAACCCCAACCTGGGGTGGCTGCTCTCTCCACGGACTCGACATTGAGGTGGTGAGGGAGAAGGACACTGTCCCTGGCGGCAACGGCAACGGGCTAGTTGCAATCCCTTCGTATTTTTGGGGCGCCCGGCTGGCGAAGCGGCAAGATGGAGGCTTCCCCTTGTACACGGGCTACTCGGCGGCGAGGGCCTTGGTCGGCAAGGGGGCGGGGGCCATGGCGGATCTGAGAAGGCTGTCTCGCGAGGCGGAAGACATGCTGGCGGAGATGTTTGCTAGCATTAGCAGTGATGGCGGAGGCGACGCGGCACGGCCCAGGGTGGTGCAACTGCGACTGTCGCCGGAGCTGGCGCTGTGGAAAAGCACGCAGCACGCAATCGGCAACGTGTTGCCCACTAAGGGCGCCGGGCTGGTCCAAGCCACGCCGCAGGTTCTCGCCTTGCTGGGCGCCGCCGACTGGCCTGAGGCGATGACAACAACCAACGCCCTATCTGGTAGCGGCATGGCGAACCTGCTGATTGGCGCCTCCGACGTGCGCACCCTCTTCTCCAACTACGTGGTGGACATGGCATTTTATTACGAGCACGGGTACCACAAGGTGTTCCCCTCCTTCAGCCGCCTCCTGCGCGACGGGCTCGCCGACGCCCGCTCGCTACGAACCCCTGGTGGCCAGCAGCGACGCGAGGCCGTCGCCATCGGCGCGTCCTACATCCGAGCCAAGATCGCATTGGAGGCGGCGCACAGGACGCTCCTCAAGGACCGGTCGGGGCAGATGGACCGCCACGCCGCCCAGGTCATGTCCCTGTGCGAGAGCAGCATCCTCGGCATGGGGGCTGAGGCCATAGCCCGGGGCTTCGATGTCGGCGCCGTCACGAGCGACCTCGTCTTCAGCTCGCCCGGCACCGATGTCATCGATGTGGGCAGTGACCTGGTAAACTCCGAGGTCATGAACTCGTTCCTCAACGTGGCCGACATCGCCGCCACAGGCGTGGTGAGCGAGACGGCGCTGCGGGCCATCTACGACGCCTACGCTGCCACGGGAGCTCGGATGTACACTCAGAGGTGGCACGAGCCTGTGGCCCGGATGTGCATCACCTTGTACACTTGGCACCTGCACAACGACCGGCACATGTTCCTCCGCCGTGCCCTCCTAGGATGGCCCAAGGCCCGCAAGTCCCCGGCGCGGCCCCAGCGAGAGGCCGACTTCGACGAGGTCTTCGACACCGACTTTCATACCACCGGCTTCAGCAGGCCCCTTGACGCTGAGTATGCCTGCAATGGGGAAGAAACCTGCGACCACGTCCGGCGCTTCCTCAAAGTAAAAGGAGACCAAGACCACCTGCTGGCCGCCCTTTGGTCGTCCATTGTCACCGGTCCGCTGGAGTACGTCCGGAAGGGCGAGGTGGACGAGCAGCGTGAGAAACACCTCATTGAATCCTCGCGCCTGCAAATGGTCCAGCTCTTCTCCAAGGGCCTCATCGACGAAATGGTTTGGCTCGTCGCCCATGCAAGCCACCATGCCTGGCAGGTGAACTATCTGTTTGAGGCCGCCATGTTTGGCAGCATACTGGACGGGGGCGAGTTGATAGGCAAGCTCGATCGGGCGGAATAG